One genomic segment of Clostridium saccharoperbutylacetonicum N1-4(HMT) includes these proteins:
- the fabF gene encoding beta-ketoacyl-ACP synthase II, which translates to MEKRVVITGMGALTPIGNDVNSFWDNAKSGKLGIDYITLIDTELVDVKIAAEVKDFDADTLVGKKEAKRLDRFAQFALVASDEAIKDSGIDLEKEDLERFGVMLGSGIGGFQTIEDECSKLATGKSKRVSPFFVPMAIINLGAGNVAIKYGLKGPCTSAVTACATGTNNIGDAFRAIKHGYADVMLAGGAEAPITRLGVTGFNSMKALNTDNNPTKASIPFDKDRSGFVMGEGAGVVILESLEHAQARGANILGEIVGYGSTCDAYHITSPDPEGTGAARAMKEAIQEAGITPGEVSYINAHGTSTPLNDKFETLAIKKAFGEDAYKVPISSTKSMTGHLLGAAGAIEAIICAKALQEGFIPPTIGYETKDEELDLDYVPNEGRKKELEYALTNSLGFGGHNATLLLKKWK; encoded by the coding sequence ATGGAAAAAAGAGTAGTTATCACAGGTATGGGGGCTTTAACTCCAATTGGAAATGATGTTAATTCATTTTGGGATAATGCTAAGAGTGGTAAATTAGGGATAGATTATATTACTTTAATTGATACAGAATTGGTTGATGTAAAAATTGCAGCTGAAGTTAAAGATTTTGATGCTGATACGTTAGTTGGAAAGAAAGAAGCTAAGAGATTAGATAGATTTGCACAATTTGCTTTGGTTGCATCGGATGAAGCTATAAAAGATTCAGGAATAGATTTGGAAAAAGAAGATTTAGAAAGATTTGGCGTAATGTTAGGCTCTGGAATAGGTGGATTCCAAACAATAGAAGACGAATGCTCAAAACTTGCAACAGGAAAATCAAAAAGAGTATCTCCATTTTTCGTGCCAATGGCAATTATAAATTTAGGAGCAGGAAATGTTGCTATTAAGTATGGCTTAAAAGGTCCATGTACATCAGCTGTAACTGCATGCGCAACAGGAACAAATAACATTGGAGATGCATTTAGAGCAATAAAGCATGGATATGCTGATGTTATGCTTGCTGGTGGAGCAGAAGCACCAATAACTAGACTTGGGGTTACAGGTTTTAATAGTATGAAAGCTTTAAATACTGACAATAATCCAACTAAAGCTTCTATTCCTTTTGATAAGGATAGAAGTGGATTCGTTATGGGAGAAGGTGCAGGAGTTGTAATTCTTGAATCTTTAGAACATGCACAAGCTAGAGGAGCTAACATACTAGGTGAAATTGTAGGATATGGTTCAACTTGTGATGCATATCATATTACATCCCCAGATCCAGAAGGAACTGGAGCAGCAAGAGCTATGAAGGAAGCTATACAAGAAGCTGGAATTACGCCAGGAGAAGTTTCTTATATAAACGCTCATGGAACTTCAACACCATTAAATGATAAATTTGAAACATTGGCAATCAAAAAAGCATTTGGAGAAGATGCATATAAAGTTCCAATATCATCAACAAAATCTATGACTGGACATCTTTTAGGTGCAGCAGGCGCAATTGAAGCTATAATATGTGCAAAAGCACTACAAGAAGGTTTTATTCCGCCAACAATTGGATATGAAACAAAGGATGAAGAATTAGATTTAGATTACGTGCCTAATGAAGGAAGAAAGAAAGAATTAGAATATGCATTAACTAATTCATTAGGTTTCGGTGGACATAACGCGACTTTATTATTAAAAAAATGGAAATAA
- the accB gene encoding acetyl-CoA carboxylase biotin carboxyl carrier protein, which produces MDFEKIKELIKLVDASSLAFFELQNGNDHIKMDKSLVRGIADNTVKSSGINQVTNIPASAETTVIKEKTETHIVESEELKTTEKETIVDDKDISVITSPMVGTFYSAASPDSAPFAQVGDTVAKGKIICIIEAMKLMNEIESEYNGVIVECLAKDGDMVEYGQPLFKVKGE; this is translated from the coding sequence ATGGACTTTGAGAAAATTAAAGAGCTTATTAAATTAGTAGATGCTTCAAGCCTAGCTTTTTTTGAGCTTCAAAATGGCAATGATCACATAAAAATGGATAAATCATTAGTTAGAGGGATAGCTGATAATACTGTTAAATCAAGCGGTATTAATCAAGTGACTAATATTCCAGCAAGTGCTGAAACTACTGTTATTAAAGAAAAAACTGAAACTCATATAGTCGAAAGTGAAGAATTAAAAACTACAGAAAAGGAAACTATTGTAGATGATAAAGATATTAGTGTTATAACTTCACCTATGGTAGGAACATTTTATTCAGCAGCTTCACCAGATAGTGCACCTTTTGCGCAAGTGGGAGATACAGTTGCTAAAGGTAAAATTATATGTATAATTGAAGCTATGAAACTAATGAATGAAATAGAAAGTGAATATAATGGAGTAATAGTTGAATGTTTAGCTAAAGATGGTGATATGGTAGAATACGGTCAACCATTATTTAAGGTTAAGGGGGAATAA
- the fabZ gene encoding 3-hydroxyacyl-ACP dehydratase FabZ: MLDTNQIKEIIPHRYPMLLIDRVLEMDIEEKLFVKGYKNVSANEAYFQGHYPQEPIMPGVLQIEALAQTGTVAILSMEKFKGKTPLFAGINKARFKGKVVPGDRLDLFCEIIKIKGPIGIGHGIASVDGKTVCEAEILFALQ; the protein is encoded by the coding sequence ATGCTTGATACTAATCAAATAAAAGAAATTATACCTCATAGATATCCAATGCTATTAATAGACAGAGTTCTTGAAATGGATATTGAGGAAAAATTATTTGTTAAAGGGTATAAAAATGTATCTGCTAACGAAGCATATTTTCAAGGACATTATCCACAAGAGCCAATTATGCCAGGAGTTTTGCAAATTGAAGCATTAGCTCAAACAGGAACAGTGGCTATTCTTTCTATGGAAAAATTTAAAGGTAAAACTCCTTTATTTGCAGGAATTAATAAAGCTAGATTTAAAGGAAAAGTTGTGCCTGGTGATAGATTAGATTTATTTTGTGAAATAATAAAAATCAAGGGGCCTATAGGGATAGGTCACGGAATAGCATCAGTTGATGGAAAAACAGTTTGCGAAGCAGAAATACTTTTTGCATTGCAGTAG
- a CDS encoding acetyl-CoA carboxylase biotin carboxylase subunit: MLKKVLIANRGEIAVRIIRACREMGISTVAVYSEADKEALHTQLADEAVCIGPAMPKDSYLNITNILSACVLTGADAIHPGFGFLSENPKFAKMCRQCNIKFIGPDYETIEMMGNKAEARKIMKISGVPVVPGYEGEIRDENHALEIAKEIGYPIMIKASAGGGGKGIRIAHNDEEFLLGFKTAKAEAKACFGDDSLYIEKFVQKPKHIEFQILADEHGNVIHLCERECSMQRKNQKVLEEAPSNVLTPELREKMGEIAKKAALAVDYKNAGTIEFLFDKDNNFYFMEMNTRIQVEHPITEMITGIDLVKQQLKIAAGEKLEFTQDDIKIKGHAIECRVNAEDPDHDFRPCPGKIEELCIPGGMGVRIDSAIFCGYKIPHCYDSMMAKVITFGNDRNEAIVKMNRALAEFAVGGVKTNIDFELSILESKEFLEGDYDTSFLAEKMVKKNA; the protein is encoded by the coding sequence ATGTTAAAGAAGGTACTAATTGCCAATAGAGGCGAAATTGCAGTTAGAATAATTAGAGCTTGCAGAGAAATGGGAATAAGTACAGTTGCAGTTTATTCAGAAGCAGATAAAGAAGCTCTACATACTCAATTAGCTGATGAAGCTGTGTGTATTGGTCCTGCAATGCCTAAAGATAGCTATTTAAATATAACAAATATTTTAAGCGCATGTGTTTTAACAGGAGCTGATGCTATACATCCAGGCTTTGGATTTTTATCTGAGAATCCAAAATTTGCAAAGATGTGTAGACAATGTAACATAAAATTTATTGGGCCTGATTATGAAACAATAGAAATGATGGGAAACAAAGCAGAAGCTAGAAAGATAATGAAAATATCAGGAGTTCCTGTTGTTCCTGGATATGAGGGCGAAATAAGAGATGAAAATCATGCCTTAGAAATAGCAAAAGAAATTGGATATCCAATAATGATAAAAGCATCAGCTGGTGGTGGTGGAAAAGGAATAAGAATTGCTCATAATGATGAAGAATTTTTATTAGGCTTTAAAACTGCTAAAGCAGAAGCAAAGGCTTGTTTTGGGGATGATTCTTTATATATAGAAAAATTTGTTCAAAAACCAAAGCATATTGAATTTCAAATATTAGCAGATGAACATGGAAATGTAATTCATTTGTGTGAAAGAGAATGTTCTATGCAAAGAAAAAATCAAAAGGTTTTAGAAGAAGCTCCATCTAATGTACTTACGCCAGAATTAAGAGAAAAGATGGGTGAAATTGCAAAAAAGGCAGCTCTTGCAGTAGATTATAAAAATGCAGGAACTATAGAATTCTTATTTGATAAAGATAATAATTTTTATTTTATGGAAATGAACACAAGAATACAAGTAGAACATCCAATTACAGAAATGATTACAGGTATTGATTTAGTTAAGCAACAACTAAAGATAGCAGCAGGAGAAAAACTTGAATTTACTCAAGATGATATAAAAATTAAAGGTCATGCAATAGAATGTAGAGTTAATGCAGAAGATCCAGACCATGACTTTAGGCCTTGTCCAGGAAAAATAGAAGAACTTTGCATTCCAGGTGGAATGGGAGTTAGAATTGATTCGGCAATATTCTGTGGTTATAAAATACCCCATTGTTATGATTCTATGATGGCTAAGGTAATTACCTTTGGAAATGATAGAAATGAAGCTATTGTCAAAATGAATAGGGCATTAGCAGAATTTGCAGTAGGTGGAGTAAAAACAAATATTGATTTTGAATTATCAATACTAGAAAGTAAAGAATTCTTAGAAGGGGATTATGACACTTCATTTTTAGCAGAAAAGATGGTGAAGAAGAATGCTTAA
- the accD gene encoding acetyl-CoA carboxylase, carboxyltransferase subunit beta, with protein sequence MLKDLFKKKTYATVKSSSIKKNISEEKPNIPSGMWVKCDKCNAMIYGEDLENSKYVCSTCGYHFRLNAKQRIRMFLDKDTFKEFWRELKTTNPLEFEGYEEKLKSGKTTSTEAVVTGVGQLNGLSVACAVMDSFFMMGSMGTVVGEKITRLVEYATENKLPIIIFTTSGGARMQEGIYSLMQMAKVSAALARHDEAGLLYITVLTDPTTGGVTASFAMEGDIILSEPNALVGFAGRRVIENTIKESLPDDFQKAEFLLEKGFIDAIVERKNMRACIYKILVLHGVRNNG encoded by the coding sequence ATGCTTAAGGATTTATTTAAAAAGAAGACATATGCAACTGTTAAGTCTTCAAGCATAAAAAAGAATATTTCTGAAGAAAAACCTAATATTCCATCAGGTATGTGGGTTAAGTGTGACAAATGTAATGCCATGATTTATGGCGAAGATTTGGAAAATTCTAAATATGTTTGCTCGACTTGTGGGTATCATTTTAGATTAAATGCAAAACAAAGAATAAGAATGTTTTTAGATAAGGATACTTTTAAAGAATTTTGGAGAGAATTAAAGACAACGAATCCTTTAGAATTTGAAGGCTATGAAGAAAAATTAAAAAGTGGAAAAACTACTAGTACTGAAGCAGTTGTTACAGGCGTTGGACAGTTAAATGGCTTAAGTGTCGCATGTGCTGTTATGGATAGTTTTTTTATGATGGGAAGTATGGGAACTGTAGTAGGAGAAAAAATTACGAGACTTGTTGAATATGCTACTGAAAATAAACTTCCAATAATAATTTTTACAACATCAGGTGGAGCTAGAATGCAAGAAGGTATATATTCTCTTATGCAAATGGCAAAAGTGAGCGCAGCTCTTGCAAGACATGATGAAGCTGGTCTTTTATATATTACTGTATTAACAGATCCGACAACAGGAGGAGTAACAGCAAGCTTTGCTATGGAAGGTGACATTATATTAAGTGAACCAAATGCTTTGGTTGGATTTGCAGGAAGAAGAGTAATTGAAAATACAATTAAAGAAAGTCTTCCAGACGATTTTCAAAAGGCAGAGTTTTTACTTGAAAAAGGATTTATAGATGCTATTGTAGAAAGAAAGAACATGAGGGCTTGTATATACAAAATTCTAGTTTTACATGGGGTGAGAAATAATGGATAA
- a CDS encoding acetyl-CoA carboxylase carboxyltransferase subunit alpha codes for MDKDFIKINTTPWENVEIARHKDRPTGKYYIETIFNDFIEFHGDRSFGDDKSIIGGIASIGDTNVTVIAITKGSNTNENIERNFGMPNPEGYRKALRLMKQAEKFKRPVVCFIDTPGAFPGIGAEERGQGQAIANNLFELSRLKTPIISILTGEGGSGGALALAVADKIFMLEYSIYSILTPEGFASILWKDASRAKEAASVMKITAKDLKDFNIIDDIIKEPRGGAHRNPGRTAGLIKKVILDSLQELKDKNLNELVQDRYNKFRQMGNFY; via the coding sequence ATGGATAAGGACTTTATAAAAATTAATACGACACCATGGGAAAATGTTGAAATTGCAAGGCATAAAGATAGGCCAACTGGCAAGTATTATATAGAAACTATTTTTAATGACTTTATTGAATTTCATGGAGATAGAAGCTTTGGAGATGATAAATCCATAATTGGAGGAATTGCATCAATTGGTGATACAAATGTGACAGTTATAGCAATCACTAAAGGTTCAAACACTAATGAAAATATAGAAAGAAATTTTGGAATGCCAAATCCAGAAGGATATAGAAAAGCATTAAGACTTATGAAGCAAGCTGAAAAATTCAAAAGACCTGTGGTTTGTTTTATAGACACGCCAGGTGCATTTCCAGGAATTGGAGCAGAAGAAAGAGGTCAAGGGCAAGCCATAGCTAATAATCTCTTTGAATTAAGTAGATTAAAGACGCCAATAATATCTATTTTAACAGGTGAAGGTGGAAGTGGTGGAGCTTTAGCACTAGCAGTTGCAGATAAAATTTTCATGTTAGAATATTCTATATACTCAATTCTTACTCCAGAAGGGTTCGCATCTATTTTATGGAAAGATGCTAGCAGAGCAAAAGAAGCAGCATCAGTTATGAAAATTACAGCTAAAGATTTAAAAGATTTTAATATAATTGATGATATTATAAAGGAACCTAGAGGTGGAGCACATAGAAACCCAGGTAGAACAGCGGGATTGATTAAGAAAGTTATTTTAGACTCATTACAAGAATTAAAAGATAAAAATTTAAATGAATTAGTTCAAGATAGATACAATAAATTTAGACAAATGGGAAATTTTTATTAA
- a CDS encoding HutP family protein, translating into MESNSTRVAKIATKMAICDRHEEEQLKKYYSEKGIKVTAVNIGGNINSSITKILESALVAAKRNELIREEHLHEGAVIGATRDAIMQIANRANGLNVGGKIGIAKRGEHISVCIFLNIGLLHLDEVVIGIGHRSLPQ; encoded by the coding sequence ATGGAGAGTAATAGTACAAGAGTTGCAAAGATTGCAACAAAGATGGCTATATGTGATAGACATGAAGAAGAGCAATTAAAAAAGTATTACAGCGAAAAAGGAATAAAAGTAACAGCAGTAAATATTGGTGGAAATATTAATTCATCTATAACGAAGATACTTGAAAGTGCTTTAGTTGCTGCAAAAAGAAATGAGTTAATAAGAGAAGAGCATTTACATGAAGGGGCTGTTATAGGAGCAACAAGAGATGCAATAATGCAGATTGCCAATAGAGCAAATGGATTGAATGTAGGTGGAAAAATAGGAATAGCAAAGAGAGGGGAGCATATATCTGTTTGCATATTTCTAAATATAGGATTGTTACATTTAGATGAAGTAGTTATAGGAATAGGACATAGGTCTTTGCCACAGTAA
- a CDS encoding ABC transporter substrate-binding protein: MVGKRKLAILLCTVLVGGILGGCGNGGADSNKGSNASAQVKNIGILQLVQHDALDAANKGFVDGLKEKGFEDGKNIKIEQQNAQGDQGNAQTIAKQFADSKKDLIFAIATPAVQAAYNSTKDIPIVFTAVTDPVKAEVAKDWKSSGTNVTGTSDKVPVDKQIELLKKLIPNAKTVGVIYNTSETNSVIQVDELKAAAEKAGLKVKEVGVTNVNEINQNLSNALGEMDVLYTPTDNTVASGYSLVGKLCLDKKVPIIGAEEAIVSKGGLASIGIDYYKLGKEAGAKAADVLNGKKPSEVEITTLSDMAFTINTDTAKKLNVTIPKEIEDKAKKVTGGAE; this comes from the coding sequence ATGGTAGGAAAAAGAAAATTAGCTATTTTGTTATGTACGGTTTTAGTTGGAGGAATTCTTGGAGGCTGTGGAAATGGGGGAGCAGATTCTAATAAAGGAAGTAATGCTTCAGCACAGGTTAAGAATATCGGTATTTTACAATTAGTTCAACATGATGCACTAGATGCTGCTAATAAAGGATTTGTTGATGGTCTTAAGGAAAAAGGTTTTGAAGATGGAAAGAACATCAAGATAGAACAACAAAATGCTCAAGGAGATCAAGGTAATGCGCAAACTATAGCAAAACAATTTGCAGATTCTAAAAAAGATTTGATTTTTGCAATTGCTACACCAGCTGTACAAGCTGCATATAATTCAACAAAGGATATTCCAATAGTATTTACTGCAGTAACAGATCCAGTTAAGGCAGAAGTTGCAAAAGATTGGAAGAGTTCAGGTACTAATGTTACTGGTACATCAGACAAGGTTCCGGTGGACAAGCAAATAGAATTATTGAAAAAATTAATTCCAAATGCAAAAACAGTAGGAGTAATTTATAATACTTCTGAAACAAACTCTGTAATTCAAGTTGATGAGCTTAAGGCAGCAGCAGAAAAGGCTGGCTTAAAAGTAAAAGAAGTTGGCGTTACTAATGTAAATGAAATTAATCAAAATTTATCAAATGCTTTGGGTGAAATGGATGTATTGTATACACCAACAGATAACACAGTAGCTTCAGGTTATTCTTTAGTAGGAAAACTTTGCTTAGATAAAAAAGTTCCTATAATAGGAGCTGAAGAAGCAATTGTAAGTAAAGGTGGTCTTGCATCAATTGGAATAGATTACTACAAATTAGGTAAGGAAGCAGGGGCTAAAGCGGCAGATGTATTAAATGGAAAGAAGCCTTCAGAAGTTGAAATAACTACTTTAAGTGATATGGCATTTACTATAAACACAGACACTGCTAAAAAATTGAATGTAACTATACCAAAGGAAATAGAAGATAAAGCTAAGAAAGTGACTGGAGGCGCTGAATAG
- a CDS encoding ABC transporter permease: protein MDVLINVLEQGLLFSLVAIAVYITYKILDFPDMSVDGTFPMGAAISAALLIQGVNPWISLIAAAIGGGIAGSITGFLHVKFKIDNLMAGILMMIGLYSINLRIMGKANIPLFNANHVFKLGIPAMGIIIAMLVVVKILFDLYMKTKSGFLLTAVGDNEQVVSSLGVNKDMIKVLGLAISNALAALAGALTAQYQGFSDVGMGTGTVVMGLAAVIIGTSLFEKISFIKATTLSIIGAVIYKCAIAIVLKYGSVVGITPNDLKLMTAIIVIIALCSNNGIFKFKKKKTIVEGGAVDVKSQTTIQSI from the coding sequence GTGGATGTTTTAATTAATGTTTTAGAACAAGGGTTACTATTTTCACTTGTAGCAATAGCAGTTTATATAACCTATAAAATATTGGACTTTCCAGATATGTCTGTTGATGGTACTTTTCCAATGGGAGCAGCTATTTCTGCAGCTCTTTTGATCCAAGGTGTAAATCCTTGGATTAGTCTTATAGCAGCAGCTATTGGAGGTGGAATAGCTGGGTCAATAACAGGCTTTCTGCATGTTAAATTTAAAATTGATAATTTAATGGCTGGTATACTTATGATGATAGGTTTATATTCTATAAACTTAAGAATAATGGGAAAAGCTAATATTCCTTTATTTAATGCTAATCATGTCTTTAAATTAGGAATACCGGCTATGGGAATTATTATTGCAATGCTTGTAGTAGTTAAGATTTTATTTGATTTATATATGAAAACAAAGTCTGGATTTTTACTTACAGCTGTAGGAGATAATGAACAAGTGGTTTCTTCTCTTGGGGTAAATAAAGATATGATTAAAGTTTTAGGACTTGCTATAAGTAATGCATTAGCAGCATTAGCAGGAGCATTAACTGCTCAATATCAAGGATTTAGTGATGTTGGAATGGGAACTGGTACTGTTGTAATGGGACTTGCAGCTGTAATTATTGGGACTTCTTTATTTGAAAAGATATCTTTTATAAAAGCAACTACATTATCAATAATTGGAGCAGTTATTTATAAATGTGCAATTGCTATAGTATTAAAATATGGATCAGTAGTTGGAATTACGCCTAATGATTTAAAGCTAATGACAGCAATAATTGTAATTATTGCGCTATGTTCTAATAATGGAATTTTTAAATTTAAAAAGAAAAAGACTATTGTGGAAGGTGGTGCAGTTGATGTTAAAAGTCAAACAACTATCCAAAGTATTTAA
- a CDS encoding ABC transporter ATP-binding protein, with product MLKVKQLSKVFNSNTINENRVFDGLSLSVNQGDFISIIGSNGAGKSTLLNMISGTLEADSGSIVLDGDEVVKKPEYIRSRSIGRVFQDPSKGVSPNMTILENIALADNKGKKFGLSFGINKKRIEYYKEMVRELNLGLEDKLYNKVLLLSGGQRQALTLLMSVMSKPKLLLLDEHTAALDPKTSEKIMDITRTIVKDSGITTLMVTHNLKHALENGNRLFMMHRGEILYDVKGEEKEKLDTSKLLGLFEKANGGEALSDRTLFG from the coding sequence ATGTTAAAAGTCAAACAACTATCCAAAGTATTTAATTCTAATACTATAAATGAAAATAGGGTTTTTGATGGATTGTCTTTATCAGTTAATCAGGGGGATTTTATAAGTATTATAGGCTCTAATGGGGCAGGAAAGTCGACTTTACTAAATATGATATCTGGAACTTTAGAAGCTGATTCGGGATCGATTGTATTAGATGGAGATGAAGTTGTTAAGAAACCAGAATATATTAGATCTAGATCAATAGGAAGAGTGTTTCAAGATCCATCAAAAGGTGTATCACCTAATATGACAATTTTAGAAAACATCGCATTAGCTGATAATAAAGGTAAGAAATTTGGACTTAGCTTTGGAATAAATAAGAAAAGAATAGAGTACTATAAAGAAATGGTAAGAGAATTAAACTTGGGATTAGAAGATAAACTTTATAATAAAGTATTGTTATTATCAGGAGGCCAAAGACAAGCCCTTACATTGCTTATGTCAGTGATGTCTAAACCTAAATTGCTATTATTAGATGAGCACACTGCTGCTCTAGATCCAAAGACTTCAGAAAAAATCATGGATATAACAAGAACAATTGTAAAAGATAGTGGAATAACAACTTTGATGGTTACGCACAATCTTAAACATGCTCTTGAAAATGGAAATAGACTTTTTATGATGCATAGAGGAGAAATCCTATATGATGTAAAAGGCGAAGAAAAAGAAAAATTGGATACTAGTAAGCTTCTTGGACTTTTTGAAAAAGCTAATGGAGGAGAAGCACTAAGTGATAGAACTTTATTTGGATAA
- a CDS encoding YveK family protein: MNEEYIKNEEIIKFEDIFDILIKRWKMILLITLSIALIAVGINFFLVAPKYKASEKVFIGKEDTKDQSYNTNDVQMYQKLIKTYAELMMTDDLVDRAIKSDGLNITSEKVLSSLTVTPRTDTQIIEIQYISTDKALAKDVVNSITNEFIKSSKELIPNGKVKVIESAKVPESPSSPNKAMNIFIASLVGFIISIGLAFLLEFIDNTFKTKGQLEEALGIPVIGVIPDDVE; the protein is encoded by the coding sequence ATGAATGAAGAATATATTAAGAATGAAGAAATTATAAAATTTGAAGATATTTTTGATATACTGATTAAGAGATGGAAAATGATACTTCTAATAACATTAAGTATAGCTTTGATAGCTGTAGGTATAAATTTTTTTTTGGTTGCACCTAAATATAAAGCAAGTGAAAAAGTATTTATAGGAAAGGAAGATACCAAAGATCAAAGTTATAATACTAATGACGTTCAAATGTATCAGAAGCTTATAAAGACATATGCAGAATTAATGATGACTGATGATTTAGTTGATAGAGCAATTAAATCAGACGGTTTAAATATAACATCAGAAAAAGTACTTAGCAGTTTGACAGTTACTCCAAGAACTGATACTCAAATTATAGAAATTCAATATATAAGTACAGATAAAGCATTAGCTAAAGATGTAGTAAATTCAATTACAAATGAATTTATAAAATCATCTAAAGAACTTATACCCAATGGTAAGGTGAAAGTAATAGAAAGTGCAAAAGTTCCTGAAAGTCCGTCTAGTCCTAACAAAGCTATGAATATATTTATTGCATCTTTAGTTGGCTTTATTATTAGTATTGGATTAGCATTTTTGTTAGAGTTTATAGATAATACATTTAAGACAAAAGGTCAACTGGAAGAAGCACTAGGGATACCTGTTATTGGTGTAATTCCTGATGATGTTGAATAA
- a CDS encoding CpsD/CapB family tyrosine-protein kinase: MLESRRIKKAIELQEYKGFVVEQNPKSIAAESYRTLRTNIQYSSFDKQIKTIVITSAEAAEGKSTVSGNLALSFAQNEKKVILIDCDLRKPSMHKKFKISNLIGLSEVLIGKEELENAVEKRNDNLDILTSGKIPPNPSEMLSSTAMSALIGRLREKYDIIILDSAPLKAVTDAQILSTKVDGTILVTRAKRTSKESVIEAKSLLNKVGANIIGTVLHAVENTRGKYYYYYGSGDENKD; the protein is encoded by the coding sequence ATGTTGGAGTCGAGAAGAATTAAAAAAGCAATAGAACTTCAAGAATATAAAGGTTTTGTAGTAGAGCAAAACCCAAAATCAATAGCAGCTGAGTCATATAGAACCTTAAGAACGAATATACAATACTCATCATTTGATAAACAAATAAAAACAATAGTTATTACAAGTGCAGAAGCAGCAGAAGGAAAATCTACAGTATCAGGTAATCTTGCATTATCATTTGCTCAAAATGAAAAGAAGGTTATATTAATAGATTGTGATTTAAGAAAACCTTCAATGCATAAAAAATTTAAGATATCAAATTTAATTGGCTTGTCAGAAGTGCTTATAGGTAAAGAAGAATTAGAAAATGCAGTAGAAAAGCGTAATGATAATTTGGATATTTTAACATCAGGTAAAATTCCACCCAATCCATCAGAAATGTTATCTTCAACAGCTATGAGTGCATTGATAGGAAGACTGAGAGAAAAATATGATATTATTATTTTAGACAGTGCACCACTTAAAGCAGTTACAGATGCTCAAATACTTTCAACGAAAGTAGATGGGACTATTCTTGTAACACGAGCTAAAAGAACTAGTAAAGAATCCGTAATTGAGGCTAAGAGTCTTTTGAATAAGGTAGGTGCTAATATAATAGGTACAGTTTTACATGCAGTTGAAAACACTAGAGGAAAATATTATTACTATTATGGAAGTGGCGATGAGAATAAGGATTAA